From one Chanodichthys erythropterus isolate Z2021 chromosome 3, ASM2448905v1, whole genome shotgun sequence genomic stretch:
- the LOC137014165 gene encoding uncharacterized protein: protein MKINHLTSVVQSLVGNSRLNAPVLVVDSEDNVFPITSMEELDNLERKLSERGMMQKMVSRLSISGGHTMKKTIWRICSKVFGPVAKELNWCGRGEKRGIRKTNLGALLIGAAMKNPVLPSPTEAEAEKHIKDYLRLAPGRMLVILEGTPTEHECTHPIPLYAPRTIRYPASGMEFFTSRASSSSPEHELDKALTDQRLSVILTRHSKQMDIYELCFVFVKCGLGQKSAWVSGVVLFSNHGCSNVG, encoded by the exons ATGAAGATCAATCACCTGACTTCAGTGGTCCAGTCACTTGTAGGGAACAGCCGTCTCAATGCTCCAGTGCTGGTGGTGGACAGTGAGGATAATGTCTTTCCTATCACGTCCATGGAGGAACTGGACAATCTGGAAAGAAAATTAAGTGAAAGAGGGATGATGCAAAAGATG GTGAGCAGATTGTCCATCAGTGGAGGACACACTATGAAAAAAACCATATGGAGAATCTGCTCCAAAGTCTTTGGTCCTGTAGCCAAAGAACTAAACTGGTGCGGAAGGGGAGAAAAGAGGGGCATCAGAAAAACAAATTTAGGAGCACTCCTAATAG GAGCAGCTATGAAGAATCCGGTGCTTCCGTCGCCAACCGAGGCAGAGGCTGAAAAGCACATAAAAGATTACCTCCGCTTGGCCCCAGGGAGAAT GCTGGTCATCCTCGAGGGAACACCAACGGAGCATGAATGCACACACCCTATCCCGCTATACGCCCCTCGAACCATCCGATATCCTGCTTCTGGCATGGAGTTCTTCACTTCGAGAGCATCAAGCTCTTCACCTGAACATGAGCTGGACAAAGCTCTGACTGATCAACGGCTTTCAGTCATCCTCACGAGACACAGCAAGCAGATGGATatctatgaactgtgttttgtgtttgtgaaat GCGGCCTCGGACAAAAATCTGCATGGGTGTCTGGTGTCGTTCTGTTCTCAAACCATGGCTGTTCCAATGTCGGGTAA